One window from the genome of bacterium encodes:
- a CDS encoding peptidoglycan DD-metalloendopeptidase family protein, protein MRSTLRKIPAILFLISLAIFSASFAHPLRAATADEIQAQIDDHNKQIEALNEEISKYQAQLDVLGKQKTTLQTTINSLTTSAQKITANLKVTQNQIGSANLKINQLALQIDDKQQSITADHAAVAESLRRINESEADTLVEQLFSTGTLADAWRARDASAQFTAALKGHVYDLASAKAALAENLGQVRATQAKLVELKNELTTQQHSLAVSTAAQKTLLTQTQSQESTYQQLIATKKAQQAAFESELIMLADQLKLAVDPSHLPTVGAGVLSWPFSATFMQNCAARTKVFGNADCITQYFGNTAFSTANSQIYNGHGHNAIDIGAPIGTPVLSALGGTVKGTGNTDAVPGCYSFGKWVMIDHPNGISTLYAHLSEIDVSKGQAVTRGQQLGYSGMTGYATGPHLHFGVYATQGTQIMTLQQFRGAVTPCANATMPVAAIDAYLNPLSYL, encoded by the coding sequence ATGCGCTCCACGCTGCGGAAGATTCCCGCAATACTCTTTCTGATTTCGCTTGCCATCTTTTCGGCATCCTTCGCGCATCCGCTTCGGGCCGCGACCGCCGACGAGATACAGGCCCAGATCGACGATCACAACAAGCAGATCGAAGCCCTGAACGAAGAGATCTCGAAGTATCAGGCGCAGCTCGACGTACTCGGGAAGCAGAAAACGACGCTCCAGACCACGATCAACTCGCTCACCACGTCCGCGCAGAAGATAACGGCGAATCTCAAGGTCACCCAAAACCAGATCGGCTCGGCGAACCTCAAGATCAACCAGCTCGCGCTCCAGATCGACGACAAGCAGCAGTCGATAACGGCCGATCACGCGGCGGTCGCCGAGTCGCTCCGGCGCATAAACGAAAGCGAAGCGGACACGCTCGTCGAGCAGCTCTTCTCGACCGGCACGCTCGCGGACGCATGGCGGGCGCGCGACGCTTCCGCCCAGTTCACCGCGGCGCTCAAAGGCCACGTATACGATCTTGCGAGCGCGAAGGCGGCGCTCGCGGAGAATCTCGGGCAGGTGAGAGCGACGCAGGCGAAGCTCGTCGAGCTCAAGAACGAGCTCACCACCCAGCAGCATTCGCTTGCGGTCAGCACGGCGGCCCAAAAAACACTCCTCACGCAGACGCAAAGCCAGGAGTCGACCTATCAGCAGCTCATCGCGACCAAGAAGGCTCAGCAGGCCGCGTTCGAGTCCGAACTCATCATGCTCGCCGACCAGCTGAAGCTCGCGGTCGATCCGTCGCACCTTCCGACCGTGGGAGCGGGTGTCCTGTCCTGGCCGTTCTCGGCGACCTTCATGCAGAATTGCGCGGCGCGCACGAAGGTATTCGGGAACGCGGACTGCATCACGCAGTATTTCGGCAATACCGCGTTCTCGACCGCCAATTCGCAGATATACAACGGGCACGGGCATAACGCGATCGACATCGGCGCGCCTATCGGTACGCCGGTGCTCTCGGCGCTCGGGGGAACCGTGAAGGGCACGGGAAATACGGATGCCGTTCCCGGCTGCTATTCGTTCGGAAAGTGGGTGATGATTGATCACCCGAACGGCATCTCGACCTTGTATGCGCATCTCTCAGAGATCGACGTATCGAAAGGGCAGGCCGTCACGCGCGGACAGCAGCTCGGCTATTCCGGCATGACCGGGTACGCGACCGGCCCGCATCTCCACTTCGGCGTTTATGCGACCCAGGGCACGCAGATCATGACCTTGCAGCAATTCCGCGGCGCGGTCACTCCCTGCGCGAACGCTACCATGCCCGTGGCGGCGATCGACGCGTATTTGAATCCGCTTTCGTACTTGTAG
- a CDS encoding DNA-3-methyladenine glycosylase 2 family protein, protein MTGRDKALMHFRRADPKLHAAARAVRKELPPELGQVRTRQGLFERLSRSVVGQQLATGAARAIWQRVVAACGGSVTPAAILAASLPSLRAAGLSGAKAKTLKSLAEAVETKSLDLLALKRLPEAEAIASLSSVWGIGAWTAEMFLIFALGRSDVFSVGDLGLVRSMERIYKLKKGVPREKLLKIAESWSPHRSYACLALWKSHDLRNK, encoded by the coding sequence ATGACCGGACGGGACAAGGCGCTTATGCACTTCAGGCGGGCGGACCCGAAGCTCCATGCGGCCGCCCGGGCCGTCCGAAAGGAGCTTCCGCCGGAGCTCGGGCAGGTACGGACTAGGCAAGGACTCTTTGAGCGGCTCTCTCGCTCGGTCGTGGGCCAGCAGCTTGCGACAGGCGCGGCCCGCGCGATATGGCAACGCGTCGTAGCGGCCTGCGGCGGGAGCGTTACTCCCGCGGCGATCCTCGCCGCTTCCCTCCCGTCCCTTCGCGCCGCGGGACTTTCAGGAGCGAAGGCGAAGACGCTCAAGTCGCTTGCGGAGGCGGTCGAAACCAAGTCTCTCGACCTCCTCGCGCTCAAGCGTCTCCCGGAAGCCGAGGCCATCGCCTCCTTAAGCTCGGTTTGGGGTATCGGCGCATGGACGGCGGAGATGTTCCTCATCTTCGCGCTCGGGCGCTCCGATGTCTTCTCCGTCGGCGATCTCGGCCTCGTACGCTCGATGGAGCGGATTTATAAACTCAAGAAGGGCGTTCCGCGCGAGAAGCTTCTAAAAATCGCAGAGTCATGGAGCCCGCACCGCAGCTATGCGTGCCTTGCGCTGTGGAAGTCGCACGATCTTAGGAATAAATAA